From Anticarsia gemmatalis isolate Benzon Research Colony breed Stoneville strain chromosome 3, ilAntGemm2 primary, whole genome shotgun sequence, one genomic window encodes:
- the Cog4 gene encoding conserved oligomeric Golgi complex subunit 4, protein MSLSLLLEKYDVSTDEGLQKALNEIEKEETEVDEALSGVLSRACSLEGRLRTASQAYTKLTEVKTDAQIAADMVDKTAGLARDVSAKVRQLDLARSRVAECQRRVHDLIDLQLCSAGVEAAIKAHDYETGAGHVSRFLSMDPGSVAAARARGAPDPRDAMTRAANTLREHLVRKFEEAARKEDEASIERLFKLFPQIGRAEEGVDLLAKYLTTQTEASIRRACVVTDIGSDACVFADAVTRVVEAAGGAVERARNAHLTAQAHSLLTNTIKILQPAVCAGVRRVYNELVVARRLEADPQRTAMSPLSAEPILTELALIHSRIWLYFMFLRRKTEVDAAPSKEAEKKACMDKVEKIIADCDLMRTAQDILGHYLALERYFLEESVNKALKMATPQAGVTTSSLVDDVFFIARKVIRRAISSGSVDGACAVLNEVAAALERDVAAALRRWLRSPPHEPLALAPPRGPQAPLDAAAEFAHRLNRDVDAQRLLYLAHMNEAEAGAEWSERLATEACSASSALARSSAERDKLTSCAGGLGAAAAAFRAAHDLALAALTAAIHPRLVAWALRLVDPQPHADEMEDDADALPQALEQFTECARAQVSGRAVDTLLLAALTEIAARAEAAILHNRYDREGGLAVERRARRVSSWAGGSVPAARERCARLTQAAALLALELPAHAHDALLPTPRLAAPDAKDILARRTDFKMEDIKRLKL, encoded by the exons ATGTCACTAAGTCTTCTTCTGGAGAAATATGATGTATCTACAGATGAAGGACTACAGAAAGCACTCAATGAGATTGAGAAAGAGGAG acgGAGGTGGACGAGGCTCTGTCAGGGGTTTTATCTCGGGCCTGTTCTCTAGAGGGCCGTCTGCGCACTGCGAGTCAGGCTTATACCAAGTTGACCGAAGTGAAGACAGATGCTCAGATCGCTGCGGATATGGTGGACAAGACAGCAGGCCTAGCGAGGGACGTTAGTGCTAAAGTACGACAGCTGGACCTTGCAAGG TCTCGTGTAGCAGAATGTCAGCGACGTGTACACGACTTGATAGATCTACAACTATGTAGTGCTGGAGTAGAAGCTGCTATCAAAGCACATGATTATGAAACTG GTGCGGGTCACGTATCTCGTTTCCTCAGTATGGACCCTGGTTCTGTGGCAGCAGCAAGAGCTCGTGGCGCACCTGACCCTCGGGACGCCATGACACGTGCTGCCAACACACTCAGAGAACATCTAGTACGCAA ATTTGAAGAAGCAGCTCGTAAAGAAGATGAGGCAAGCATAGAGCGACTCTTCAAGCTGTTCCCACAGATTGGACGAGCAGAAGAAGGTGTTGATCTACTAGCTAAATATCTTACTACTCAG ACAGAGGCTTCAATCCGCCGCGCCTGCGTGGTGACAGACATAGGATCAGACGCGTGTGTGTTCGCGGACGCCGTGACCCGCGTGGTGgaggcggcgggcggcgccgtGGAGCGCGCCAGGAATGCGCACCTGACGGCTCAGGCACACTCGCTACTTACTAACACTATCAAGATTTTGCAACCAGCT GTGTGTGCAGGCGTTCGTCGTGTTTACAACGAATTGGTTGTAGCTCGTCGATTAGAGGCAGATCCGCAGCGCACAGCAATGTCGCCACTCAGTGCTGAACCGATACTGACAGAGCTGGCCCTCATACACTCAAGGATATGGCTGTATTTCATGTTCCTTAGGAGGAAGACTGAG GTGGATGCGGCACCATCCAAAGAGGCAGAAAAAAAGGCGTGTATGGATAAAGTAGAGAAAATCATAGCTGACTGTGATCTAATGAGAACTGCGCAAGATATTTTAGGACATTATTTGGCTTTAGAGAG gTACTTTTTGGAGGAGAGCGTAAATAAAGCTTTGAAGATGGCAACACCACAGGCTGGTGTTACCACTTCCAGTCTCGTCGATGATGTGTTCTTTATCGCTAGAAAAGTTATCAG ACGCGCGATATCATCAGGCAGTGTAGACGGAGCCTGCGCAGTACTGAACGAGGTAGCGGCGGCTCTAGAGCGCGACGTGGCGGCGGCACTACGTCGCTGGCTGCGCTCGCCGCCACACGAACCACTGGCGCTGGCGCCGCCGCGGGGACCACAGGCGCCGCTCGATGCCGCCGCTGAGTTCGCACACCGGTTGAACAGGGATGTGGATGCACAGAGACTGTTGTATCTA GCTCACATGAACGAAGCAGAGGCCGGGGCAGAATGGTCAGAGCGTCTAGCCACCGAAGCTTGTTCAGCATCATCAGCTCTCGCTCGCAGCTCAGCTGAGCGAGACAAGCTGACGTCATGTGCGGGCGGGCTGGGAGCCGCCGCCGCTGCTTTCCGCGCCGCTCATGACTTAGCACTGGCTGCGTTGACTGCTGCTATACATCCAAGACTGGTTGCCTGGGCATTAAGGCTGGTAGATCCTCAGCCACATGCAG ATGAAATGGAAGACGATGCAGACGCATTACCTCAAGCATTAGAACAGTTCACGGAGTGTGCGCGGGCGCAGGTATCAGGGCGAGCTGTTGACACGTTGTTGTTGGCCGCGCTGACGGAGATAGCGGCGAGAGCCGAGGCTGCTATACTACATAATAGATATGATCGG GAGGGTGGTCTGGCGGTGGAGCGTCGTGCCCGGCGCGTGTCGTCGTGGGCGGGCGGCAGCGTGCCGGCGGCGCGCGAGCGCTGCGCGCGCCTCACGCAGGCCGCCGCGCTGCTCGCGCTCGAGCTGCCCGCGCATGCGCACGATGCACTACTGCCTACACCCAGGCTCGCTGCGCCCGATGCTAAGGATATACTCGCCAGGAG GACCGACTTCAAAATGGAAGATATCAAGCGTCTGAAACTATAG
- the LOC142987142 gene encoding uncharacterized protein LOC142987142: MVAPMSKRRCGVGVAVLHDLLYAVGGHDGQSYLNSIERYDPQTNQVRRLHGCCSTYRRWWRPCPSGAAAWAWPCCTTCCTPWAATTDRATSTPSSATTRRPTRCVGSTDVARPIEDGGAHVQAALRRGRGRAARPAVRRGRPRRTELPQLHRALRPADQPGA; this comes from the coding sequence ATGGTGGCGCCCATGTCCAAGCGGCGCTGCGGCGTGGGCGTGGCCGTGCTGCACGACCTGCTGTACGCCGTGGGCGGCCACGACGGACAGAGCTACCTCAACTCCATCGAGCGCTACGACCCGCAGACCAACCAGGTGCGTAGGCTCCACGGATGTTGCTCGACCTATAGAAGATGGTGGCGCCCATGTCCAAGCGGCGCTGCGGCGTGGGCGTGGCCGTGCTGCACGACCTGCTGTACGCCGTGGGCGGCCACGACGGACAGAGCTACCTCAACTCCATCGAGCGCTACGACCCGCAGACCAACCAGGTGCGTAGGCTCCACGGATGTTGCTCGACCTATAGAAGATGGTGGCGCCCATGTCCAAGCGGCGCTGCGGCGTGGGCGTGGCCGTGCTGCACGACCTGCTGTACGCCGTGGGCGGCCACGACGGACAGAGCTACCTCAACTCCATCGAGCGCTACGACCCGCAGACCAACCAGGTGCGTAG